One Amycolatopsis sp. NBC_00355 genomic window carries:
- a CDS encoding aldo/keto reductase has product MTSVPVIELNNGVRMPQLGFGVFQVPDDETKAAVQAALEAGYRSIDTAAVYGNEAGVGQALAESGVARDELFITTKLWNSAQGYDATLKAFDESLAKLGLEQLDLYLIHWPTPERDKYLDTWKAFEKLYTDGRVRAIGVSNFQPAHLERLLDNAEIAPALNQVELHPYLQQQEVREFDAKHGIATEAWSPLAKGGSLLGDPIVAELAVKHGRTPAQIVLRWHLQLGNVVIPKSVTPSRIQENFDLFEFTLTEEELESLTPLNRDERTGPDPDTFNAA; this is encoded by the coding sequence GTGACCAGCGTGCCCGTGATCGAACTCAACAACGGCGTCCGGATGCCGCAGCTCGGCTTCGGCGTCTTCCAGGTCCCGGACGACGAGACCAAGGCCGCGGTGCAAGCCGCTCTCGAAGCGGGTTACCGCAGCATCGACACCGCGGCCGTCTACGGCAACGAAGCCGGCGTCGGCCAGGCCCTCGCCGAATCCGGCGTCGCCCGCGACGAGCTGTTCATCACCACCAAGCTGTGGAACTCCGCGCAGGGCTACGACGCGACGCTCAAGGCGTTCGACGAGAGCCTGGCGAAGCTCGGCCTGGAGCAGCTGGACCTGTACCTGATCCACTGGCCGACGCCCGAGCGCGACAAGTACCTCGACACCTGGAAGGCGTTCGAGAAGCTCTACACGGACGGCCGCGTCCGCGCGATCGGCGTGTCCAACTTCCAGCCCGCGCACCTCGAGCGCCTGCTCGACAACGCCGAGATCGCCCCGGCGCTCAACCAGGTGGAACTGCACCCGTACCTGCAGCAGCAGGAGGTCCGCGAGTTCGACGCGAAGCACGGCATCGCGACCGAGGCGTGGAGCCCGCTGGCCAAGGGCGGCTCGCTGCTGGGCGACCCGATCGTCGCGGAGCTTGCGGTCAAGCACGGCCGCACGCCCGCGCAGATCGTGCTGCGCTGGCACCTGCAGCTCGGCAACGTGGTGATCCCGAAGTCCGTTACTCCGTCACGGATCCAGGAGAATTTTGACCTGTTCGAGTTCACCCTCACGGAGGAGGAACTGGAGTCGCTGACGCCGCTGAACCGCGACGAGCGCACCGGCCCGGACCCGGACACCTTCAACGCGGCCTGA
- a CDS encoding MarR family winged helix-turn-helix transcriptional regulator, whose translation MSLDDDAVEARAQGWRTLAALHARIEDRLQRALERDHELSVSEYTVLDVLARQDGFHLRMNQLANAVVLSQSATTRLVTRLEGRGLLARYLCADDRRGIYTEVTPAGQALLTAARPTHDTALADALAEAESLPELAPLVGALGTLTFPGARTA comes from the coding sequence GTGTCACTGGACGACGACGCCGTCGAAGCGCGCGCGCAGGGCTGGCGGACGCTGGCCGCGTTGCACGCGCGGATCGAGGATCGGCTGCAGCGCGCGCTCGAGCGTGACCACGAACTTTCGGTGAGCGAGTACACCGTGCTCGACGTGCTCGCCCGCCAGGACGGCTTCCACCTGCGGATGAACCAGCTCGCCAACGCCGTGGTGCTCAGCCAGTCGGCGACGACGAGGCTGGTCACGCGGCTGGAGGGCCGCGGCCTGCTGGCCCGCTACCTCTGCGCGGACGACCGCCGCGGTATCTACACCGAGGTGACGCCGGCGGGTCAGGCCCTGCTGACGGCGGCCCGGCCGACCCACGACACGGCGCTGGCCGACGCGCTCGCCGAAGCCGAGTCCCTCCCGGAACTCGCTCCCTTGGTCGGCGCCCTCGGCACCCTCACCTTCCCCGGCGCCCGCACGGCCTGA
- a CDS encoding helix-turn-helix domain-containing protein, whose product MAQEVYSVEQVATQLGLHVRTVRNYVRDGRLKAVRIGKQYRITSADLAAFTGLPAAAPAAAKKADLSGVAEIEHVDRATADRIATLVHASLQGPQSVRVETIYDKEKSVLKLIVLGDLAAGADLLRMVAGFVEGLG is encoded by the coding sequence ATGGCGCAGGAGGTCTACTCCGTCGAGCAGGTCGCCACGCAGCTCGGCCTGCACGTCCGGACCGTCCGGAACTACGTGCGGGACGGGCGGCTGAAGGCGGTCCGCATCGGCAAGCAGTACCGGATCACCTCGGCCGACCTCGCGGCCTTCACCGGGCTCCCGGCCGCCGCGCCGGCGGCCGCCAAGAAGGCGGACCTCTCGGGCGTCGCCGAGATCGAGCACGTCGACCGCGCGACGGCGGACCGGATCGCCACCCTCGTCCACGCGTCGTTGCAGGGCCCGCAGTCCGTGCGCGTCGAAACGATCTACGACAAGGAGAAGTCCGTCCTGAAGCTCATCGTGCTCGGCGACCTCGCGGCCGGCGCGGACCTGCTGCGGATGGTCGCGGGGTTCGTCGAAGGCCTGGGCTGA
- a CDS encoding SAM-dependent methyltransferase, giving the protein MTPGDLRSGAEGGAAALDFSKASLARLSDALLGGHDHYEVDREAMRRLLAIAPGARTMAKEHRDWLVRAVRFLAGKRGIDQFLDLGSGMPTAENTHQVAQRYNPDAQVVYVDIDPVVQVHGRALLEENYLTHVTGADLTKPVETLADPVVREHLDFSRPVALILTSIVHHIDDYDRAKKIVSEYVAALAPGSYLLLTHNFDPEEDSPRQELARLLETSFQGTGLGSVHRSREQIASFFDGLELLRPGLVYLHEWWPDGPRIHPLSELNFLTLGGVARKL; this is encoded by the coding sequence ATGACGCCTGGGGACCTGCGGTCCGGGGCCGAGGGTGGCGCTGCCGCCCTCGATTTCAGCAAGGCGAGCTTGGCCCGGCTGTCCGACGCGCTGCTCGGCGGGCACGACCACTACGAAGTCGACCGCGAAGCGATGCGGCGGCTCCTGGCGATCGCGCCCGGCGCGCGCACGATGGCGAAGGAACACCGCGACTGGCTGGTCCGCGCGGTGCGGTTCCTCGCCGGAAAACGTGGCATCGACCAGTTCCTGGACCTGGGCTCGGGCATGCCGACAGCGGAGAACACCCACCAGGTGGCCCAGAGATACAACCCCGACGCGCAGGTGGTGTACGTCGACATCGACCCGGTCGTGCAGGTGCACGGGCGCGCGTTGCTGGAGGAGAACTACCTCACCCACGTCACGGGCGCGGACCTGACGAAACCGGTGGAAACCCTCGCCGACCCGGTCGTCCGGGAACACCTGGACTTCTCCCGGCCGGTGGCGCTGATCCTGACCTCGATCGTGCACCACATCGACGACTACGACCGGGCGAAGAAGATCGTCTCGGAGTACGTCGCGGCGCTCGCTCCCGGGTCGTACCTGCTGCTCACGCACAACTTCGACCCGGAAGAGGACTCGCCACGCCAGGAACTGGCGCGGTTGCTGGAGACCAGCTTCCAGGGCACCGGGCTGGGCAGCGTCCACCGGTCGCGCGAGCAGATCGCGTCCTTCTTCGACGGGCTCGAACTGCTCCGGCCGGGATTGGTCTACCTGCACGAATGGTGGCCGGACGGCCCGCGGATCCACCCGTTGAGCGAGCTGAACTTCCTGACGCTGGGCGGAGTCGCCCGCAAGCTCTGA
- a CDS encoding ROK family transcriptional regulator, translating to MDSSFSLKPVRPADQAAVRRTNLALVLRHLRDGGSRSRAGIAADTGLNKATVSSLVSELVERGLAREGERERAGSVGRPGTIVELDGRGVGGIGVEINVDYLTALALDLTGAVLFEQRVALDVQALPVEKVLDAGAELTARALRECRRLGVVPAGVTVGIPALVDVASGTVAFAPNLHWTDVPVVRGITERLTRRLGPPAFPIRTANDANLGALGEYAMGSVAGTADLVYLTGEIGVGGGVISGGRLLGGAEGFSGEIGHIQLDPAGRVCGCGRRGCWETLVGLAGMLRLAASPSDPVHDPSLDLEQRLDMIRRRAQLKDKRTLDALAQVGTGLGVGAAVLVNVFNPRVVLLGGYFAQLGPYLLGPMMTELEARVIAPGIGGCRVELSWLGFSAASRGGAHVALQAVFDDPALVPVGAERDSG from the coding sequence GTGGACTCCTCCTTCTCGCTCAAACCGGTGCGCCCGGCCGACCAGGCCGCGGTGCGCCGGACGAACCTGGCGTTGGTGCTGCGGCACCTGCGGGACGGGGGATCCCGGTCGCGGGCGGGCATCGCCGCGGACACCGGGCTGAACAAGGCGACCGTGTCGAGCCTGGTTTCGGAGCTCGTCGAACGCGGATTGGCCCGCGAAGGCGAGCGTGAACGGGCCGGTTCGGTGGGTCGCCCCGGCACGATCGTCGAACTCGACGGCCGCGGGGTCGGCGGGATCGGCGTCGAGATCAACGTCGACTACCTCACCGCCCTCGCGCTGGACCTGACCGGCGCCGTCCTCTTCGAGCAACGCGTCGCGCTCGACGTGCAAGCGCTTCCCGTCGAGAAGGTGCTCGACGCCGGTGCCGAGCTGACCGCCCGGGCGCTGCGGGAATGCCGCCGCCTCGGCGTGGTGCCGGCCGGGGTGACCGTCGGGATCCCGGCCCTGGTCGACGTCGCGAGCGGGACCGTCGCCTTCGCCCCGAACCTGCACTGGACCGACGTCCCGGTCGTGCGCGGAATCACCGAACGGCTCACCCGCCGCCTCGGCCCGCCGGCGTTCCCGATCCGCACGGCCAACGACGCGAACCTCGGCGCGCTCGGCGAGTACGCGATGGGCAGCGTCGCCGGGACGGCGGACCTCGTGTACCTGACCGGCGAAATCGGGGTCGGCGGCGGGGTGATCTCCGGGGGGCGGCTGCTCGGCGGCGCCGAAGGGTTCTCCGGCGAGATCGGGCACATCCAGCTCGACCCGGCCGGGCGCGTCTGCGGCTGCGGGCGCCGCGGCTGCTGGGAGACGCTCGTCGGGCTGGCCGGGATGCTGCGGCTCGCCGCGTCGCCGAGCGACCCGGTGCACGACCCGTCGCTCGACCTCGAACAGCGGCTCGACATGATCCGCCGCCGCGCCCAGCTCAAGGACAAGCGCACGCTCGACGCGCTCGCGCAGGTCGGTACCGGTCTCGGGGTCGGCGCGGCCGTGCTGGTCAACGTCTTCAACCCGCGGGTGGTGCTGCTGGGCGGCTACTTCGCCCAGCTGGGGCCGTACCTGCTGGGCCCGATGATGACCGAGCTCGAAGCCCGGGTGATCGCGCCGGGCATCGGCGGCTGCCGCGTCGAGCTGTCCTGGCTCGGGTTCTCGGCGGCTTCACGCGGCGGTGCGCACGTCGCGCTGCAGGCGGTGTTCGACGACCCGGCGCTGGTGCCGGTCGGCGCGGAAAGGGACAGCGGATGA
- a CDS encoding sialidase family protein, translated as MRLLRRTALTLSVLASLVVPASPASAETVVPKGFQPASTSWTGADTGYVLGYSPCAKSWCPALLGTTDAGRHWRRLGAPSMPLPDNHNHVALTFVTDRVAYVSDGVHVRTTRDGGATWHPVGLVDAREPFYVSKITETGGRVFAVLSTYGEDRGSTRLYSAAAGSPVLVPMPGFAVTGDITYGDVAVGGGLQVALGANYGDEKYWTSRDGVRFTPAAPPCPTGTVASLAGVRDKQVVALCSSSPGSPQPGSTERSLRHAPRLGGTFSGTDAAPVVGITQGFGAASPTSATVAAEGGGVGFLHRTADGGRTWTTTVLSERGLSLTDLDFPGGGTGVVVDGQPDAAGGSAVYRSTDGGRSWHELLFG; from the coding sequence ATGAGACTTCTCCGGCGCACGGCACTGACGCTGTCCGTCCTCGCTTCCCTGGTCGTCCCCGCTTCGCCCGCCTCGGCGGAAACCGTTGTCCCGAAAGGGTTCCAGCCCGCGTCGACCAGCTGGACCGGCGCGGACACGGGCTACGTCCTCGGCTACTCGCCCTGCGCGAAGTCGTGGTGTCCGGCGCTGCTGGGCACGACCGACGCCGGGCGGCACTGGCGGCGCCTCGGCGCGCCCTCGATGCCGCTGCCGGACAACCACAACCACGTCGCGCTGACGTTCGTCACCGACCGCGTCGCCTACGTCAGCGACGGCGTGCACGTGCGGACGACGCGGGACGGCGGCGCGACCTGGCACCCGGTCGGCCTCGTCGACGCGCGGGAACCCTTCTACGTCTCGAAGATCACCGAAACCGGCGGCCGGGTGTTCGCCGTGCTCAGCACCTACGGCGAGGACCGCGGCTCGACACGGCTGTACTCGGCGGCCGCCGGTTCGCCGGTGCTCGTCCCGATGCCGGGCTTCGCGGTCACCGGGGACATCACCTACGGCGACGTCGCGGTCGGCGGTGGCCTGCAGGTCGCGCTCGGCGCGAACTACGGCGACGAGAAGTACTGGACCTCGCGTGACGGCGTCCGCTTCACCCCGGCCGCGCCGCCGTGCCCGACGGGGACGGTCGCGTCGCTCGCCGGCGTCCGGGACAAGCAGGTCGTGGCGTTGTGCAGCAGCAGTCCCGGCTCGCCCCAGCCGGGCTCGACGGAACGCAGCCTGCGGCACGCGCCGCGGCTCGGCGGCACGTTCAGCGGCACCGACGCGGCTCCGGTCGTCGGGATCACGCAGGGCTTCGGCGCGGCGTCGCCGACGTCCGCGACGGTCGCGGCGGAGGGCGGCGGCGTCGGCTTCCTGCACCGCACCGCCGACGGCGGTCGCACGTGGACGACGACCGTCCTGTCGGAACGCGGGCTCAGCCTGACCGATCTGGACTTCCCGGGAGGCGGCACCGGAGTGGTCGTCGACGGCCAGCCCGACGCGGCCGGCGGCTCCGCTGTGTACCGGTCCACGGACGGCGGAAGGAGCTGGCACGAACTCCTGTTCGGCTGA
- a CDS encoding type 1 glutamine amidotransferase domain-containing protein → MANALEGRRVAILAADGVEQVELEQPRRAVLDEGATVELVSLDTGEIQAMNGDIDKGDTFAVDRKVSDVAIGDFDALLLPGGTMNPDNLRVNPEAVKFVGDFVRAGKPVGVICHGPWTLVEADVVRGRTLTSYPSIRTDLRNAGATVVDEEVVVDDGLVSSRNPDDLPAFCAAVVREFAG, encoded by the coding sequence ATGGCGAATGCACTTGAAGGCCGCCGGGTCGCGATCCTGGCCGCGGACGGCGTCGAACAGGTCGAGCTGGAGCAGCCGCGCCGGGCCGTCCTCGACGAGGGCGCGACCGTCGAGCTCGTGTCGCTCGACACGGGCGAGATCCAGGCCATGAACGGCGACATCGACAAGGGCGACACGTTCGCCGTCGACCGCAAGGTTTCCGACGTGGCGATCGGCGACTTCGACGCGCTGTTGCTGCCGGGCGGCACGATGAACCCCGACAACCTGCGGGTGAACCCCGAAGCGGTGAAGTTCGTGGGCGACTTCGTGCGCGCGGGCAAGCCGGTCGGCGTGATCTGCCACGGTCCGTGGACGCTCGTCGAAGCGGATGTCGTACGTGGCCGCACCTTGACGTCGTACCCGAGCATCCGGACCGATCTGCGTAACGCGGGGGCCACGGTCGTCGACGAAGAAGTAGTAGTGGACGACGGCCTGGTCTCCAGCCGCAACCCGGACGACCTGCCGGCGTTCTGCGCCGCGGTGGTGCGGGAGTTCGCGGGCTGA
- a CDS encoding SpoIIE family protein phosphatase translates to MVSRPAPASAALPPMAGDDAPPGFDAFGRAVLEDVRDAVFLQDAASVLRWANPAARTLTGDIEPKLHPVAGTLTTGAAPRAGGSATQAPAGQLFGHVEVAGHRHPARVRALPGGWHAWTVPSLDEARTERVDVPQRRVSDFLAEAGPRLAAARGRHGTARVIAEIAAAALAETVFVLLPTTRGRWEWWSCENPSAHGHGRIRRVPTQVAPVLAATFGATGRPRPVPVPAAEVATLPSVVADRFAGHAEVTVVSLGPSVSAGVTGALLLGRRADPEFGGEQDRAVVEFAKASGTALANAQRYARQEEATRGLETTLRPADPPELDGARFETWYEPAAGVLTVGGDFYDVLPHDDGSAFLVLGDICGKGAEAAALTGRVRHALTALAMVERDGRTLLRLLNELLIAGGSSRFATLVLGTATPSEGGVDLTLASGGHPAPLIVRHAGGVEEVTVPGTLVGISPQARFAEARVRLGPGDLCLLYTDGITEARNRHDPSELFGDDRLRAVLTAAAGQPAREVVRRLRQAVRDWLGSSAHDDIAVLAVECAD, encoded by the coding sequence ATGGTGTCACGTCCGGCACCGGCGTCGGCAGCCCTGCCGCCGATGGCCGGCGATGACGCGCCGCCGGGGTTCGACGCCTTCGGCCGGGCCGTCCTCGAGGACGTCCGCGACGCCGTCTTCCTGCAGGACGCCGCGAGCGTGCTGCGCTGGGCGAACCCCGCCGCGCGGACGCTGACCGGCGACATCGAGCCGAAGCTGCACCCGGTCGCCGGGACCTTGACGACCGGGGCTGCGCCCCGGGCCGGGGGCTCCGCCACCCAGGCCCCCGCAGGGCAGCTGTTCGGGCACGTCGAAGTGGCGGGCCACCGCCACCCCGCGCGCGTCCGGGCCCTGCCGGGCGGCTGGCACGCGTGGACGGTCCCCAGCCTCGACGAGGCGCGCACCGAACGCGTCGACGTCCCGCAGCGGCGCGTGAGCGACTTCCTGGCCGAGGCCGGCCCCCGGCTGGCGGCCGCGCGCGGCCGCCACGGCACCGCCCGCGTGATCGCCGAGATCGCCGCGGCCGCGCTGGCCGAGACCGTGTTCGTGCTCCTGCCCACCACCCGCGGCCGGTGGGAGTGGTGGAGCTGCGAGAACCCGTCCGCGCACGGCCACGGCCGGATCCGGCGGGTGCCCACCCAGGTCGCGCCGGTGCTGGCGGCGACGTTCGGCGCCACCGGCCGGCCGCGGCCGGTCCCGGTGCCCGCGGCCGAGGTCGCCACGCTGCCGTCGGTCGTCGCCGACCGGTTCGCCGGGCACGCCGAGGTCACCGTCGTCTCGCTGGGCCCGAGCGTGAGCGCCGGGGTCACCGGCGCGCTGCTGCTGGGCCGCCGCGCGGACCCGGAGTTCGGCGGCGAGCAGGACCGCGCGGTCGTCGAGTTCGCGAAGGCGTCCGGCACGGCGCTGGCCAACGCCCAGCGCTACGCCCGGCAGGAGGAGGCGACGCGCGGCCTGGAGACCACGCTGCGCCCGGCCGACCCGCCCGAGCTGGACGGCGCGCGCTTCGAGACCTGGTACGAGCCGGCCGCCGGGGTGCTCACGGTCGGCGGCGACTTCTACGACGTCCTCCCGCACGACGACGGCAGCGCGTTCCTGGTGCTCGGCGACATCTGCGGCAAGGGCGCCGAGGCCGCCGCGCTGACCGGGCGGGTCCGGCACGCGCTGACCGCGCTCGCCATGGTCGAACGCGACGGCCGGACCCTGCTGCGGCTGCTCAACGAGCTGCTCATCGCGGGCGGCAGCAGCCGGTTCGCCACCCTGGTGCTCGGCACGGCCACACCGTCGGAAGGGGGCGTCGACCTGACGCTGGCCTCGGGTGGGCACCCGGCACCGCTGATCGTGCGGCACGCGGGCGGCGTCGAAGAGGTCACCGTCCCGGGCACGCTGGTCGGCATCTCACCCCAGGCCCGGTTCGCCGAAGCGCGGGTGCGGCTGGGGCCGGGCGACCTGTGCCTGCTCTACACCGACGGCATCACCGAGGCCCGCAACCGCCACGACCCGTCGGAGCTGTTCGGCGACGACCGGCTGCGCGCGGTGCTGACGGCCGCGGCCGGGCAACCGGCCCGCGAGGTCGTCCGGCGGCTGCGCCAGGCCGTGCGCGACTGGCTCGGCAGCTCCGCCCACGACGACATCGCCGTGCTGGCCGTGGAGTGCGCGGACTGA